In Candidatus Electrothrix scaldis, the genomic window TGCGGTCATCTGGAGTGTTGAACAGAACCTCCAGGTCTCCGGGAACCGTCAACCAGGAGTTATCCATCAGCTCATCCTCCAGCTGACCAGGCCCCCAGCCTGCATATCCCAACAGAAACATGTAATCCTTGGGACCTTTGCCTATGGATATTTTTTCCAGCAGCTTGGACTCACGGGAAAGATAAATATCCGGGGTAATCTTGAGCGAATTGCCCATCTCGTGATCAGAGCTATACAGAATAAAACCCGCTTCCATTTCCACAGGCCCACCGTTATACACCGGCGGCAAGGTTCCCTCAGGCAGGGGAATGTTCGTGCTGAGCAAAACCTCCATCATGGAGATTTCCTCGTTCGGTTTATTAATAACCACGCCCATTGCACCTTCTTTATTATGTGCGCAAAGTAAAATGACCTGTTCCTGGAATCTTGGATCAGGCATCTGCGGTGTTGAAATGAGGAAATGTCCGCTCAAATCTTCCATTATGCAATCTCCTAAACGGTTTTTGATATATGTTCATGTTAGCATTGCTTATGATTGACAGTCAAGAGGGAACTTGTAAGATGAAAGGAACAAAAAAGGTTGCGAAAGCAAAAGAATGGATGTTGAGCAATATACAGTGAAAAATGGAGAGAACCTATGGGGAAACGATCTATAGCAGCTCTGTCAAGCAACTTGCAGAAGGCGGTCAAATGGATTGGTGAAATCATGAAGGAATGCCCGAATGCGCAACGCAATCAGGTAATCAATGATGCTCAGCTCCGTTTCGATTTGACCCCGACCGAGAGCGAGTTTCTGAATCATAATTTTAAGGATTTGGAGTCTGGTAGAAAGTAAGAGAAAGGATAATGGAATGCTAACAACATGATCTTATTGTTAAGATGAAAAAATGACCGCTCCTGCTCGATGTTATTGCTTCCCATTGACAGGGAGATTGGAACTTGTAAGATGGAAGAAGAATATTAATTTTTGGTCAAAAGTTATTAGGGGTTCAAGAAAAGATATTTTGCCCGTTATTTTTTCCGAGCCCATTACCTCTTTCTTTGGATGCAGGAACTATGGGAAGTATAGGAAGTCAGGAACGTCTTCAAATACGCAGGGATGATCTGCAGGCACACTGGGATTTACAACGTCAAAAGCTCTCAGCTCTCGAACGGGAGAAGATCCTGGAAACCCGTGTTGAGGAGGAGATGCGCCTTGAGGGAAAAATTAAGCGAATCAAAGACCAGCTCCAGTCTCTTGAAGAAGAACTGGTGCTTGTAGAAAGGGAGTTACAGAGTGCGCAGAGCGCTCTTACTCCTGATCAGGCACAGGCAGACGCAGGGCTTGATATATCTCCATCTCCAGCTATGCCATCTCCAGCTATGCCGTCACCTGGGATGCCTGGACAAACACATATCGTCAATCAAGGCAGCATAGGGGTAAATATCGGTCAATCCAGTGCCCCGGTCCATATTCATATGCCCAGTGTACCCGGTATGGAGAAGGCGTCGCAACCAATTCTCCCCTATGAACCGGAGATGATTGAGATACCAGAGGGCCCTTTTCTCATGGGCAGTCAGCCAGAAGAAGGGTATCCGGAACATGAAAGACCTCAGCACTCTGTTCACTTACCTGCTTTTTTTATCAGTACAACACCCATCACCAATGCGCAGTATGAGCACTTTGTCCGGCAAAGTGGGCATGATGCCCCAAAGGGCTGGCTCTTGCGCAAGCCTCCGTCAGAGAAACATGACCATCCCGTAACCCAGGTCAACTGGCACGATGCTGCTGCATATTGCGCATGGCTCTACGGACAGAGCGGGCGGGCCTATCGGCTGCCAACAGAAGCAGAGTGGGAAAAAGCAGCCCGTTTTTCCGATGCCAGACTCTATCCCTGGGGCAACGAGTGGCAGGTCCATTGCTGCAATTACGGTGCAGAGGATACCTCGCCGGTCGATGCTTTTCCACAGGGCGCGAGTGCCTATGGCTGCCTGGATATGCTCGGCAATGTGCGGGAGTGGACCTCCACCATCTGGGGCTCCAGCCCTACGCAGGCGGATTTTTTCTATCCTTTTCAGCAAGACGGCAGAGACGCGACGTCGTTCCCCGGAGCCGGATCAGTCTTTCGTATTCATCGGGGAGGCAGTTTTCGGGATACTCCTATACATCTTCGTTGTTCTGCACGCGGCTTTTCTCCAGAGAGCAGTAAGGTCGCTTGGTGCGGGTTTCGTGTCGTTATGGTGAAAGAATAATGCCGAGAATAAAATTAGATGCCCAGCAAACTGTCCGTTCCAGTGATTGGCGCCAAGTCGTTCTGGATCAGTTGCGCAGCGGCAAGGCCTTGCCTATTGTCAGTAATAATTTTCACGATGATCTGCTCTTGTGTGGTCATAAACAGTTGGTGCGGGATTATGCCAATCATTACAAGATTCCTGAGAATTCCGGTTATGATCTTCCTGCCGCAGTGCAGTACAATACGGTGATGCGGGAGGTTGCAGGGGCGGCTGATATCATCCGACGGGAGTATCTTGATTTTGTCAAGAGCCGTCTCATGGACAGAGCAGAGGAGGAAAATACTGATGGCAGTCTGACAGACCTGCTGGAGGATCAGGAAAGTCAGTTTGATGAACATGACTTTTCCACCTTGTCCGCTAATCTTGGATATCCGCGTTTTGATGTGCCGGAGAAAGATCCTTTGCTCATTCTTGCTGGGTTTGACCTGCCCATCTATCTGACCACCTCCTATCATAGTTTTTTGGAGCAGGCTCTGCGTAAAGCAGGAAAGCAACCCCATACCATGATCTGTAGCTGGCATTCCAGGATTCCTGGAGATAATGATCCCTTGGCCACAGACTACCGACCCTCGGTGCAGGAACCTCTGGTCTGCCATCTCCACGGTTTGGATACCTGTCCAGAGTCTTTGGTCCTCAGTGAGGATGATCATCTCTCCTTTCTGGTGAATGTTTCCCGTGATCGCCATCTGATTCCTAATCGTCTGCGTCAGGCCCTGAATGACTCCTCCCTGCTTCTGCTTGGCTATGATTTGATTGCCTGGGATTTTCGTACTCTGTTCTATAGCCTGATAAAAAAACGTTCTTATCGCCTCCAAAGCGTCTGCGTGCTCCAGCTTCATCCCTCAGCAGAGGAACAGGCCTACCTGAATCGTTACATGGATGAGGTGGATTTTAAGGTCTTTTGGGGCGATACCACAGCATATCTGCAACAGCTTTTTGCCGGGTTGCGGGGCTAGGCGACTGCATGCCGCGTTCCTGCGAAAAATCAATGTGTTCTGAGCAATGTTATGGAAACCAATAACCCTTATATCGGCCCCCGTTCTTTTACCCGCAAGGAGCGGGATCGTTTTTTTGGCAGGGAAGTAGAGGCTGGTGATCTGCTTTCTCTGATCATTGCCGAACGTCTGGTTTTGTTTTATGCCCAATCCGGGGCAGGAAAGACCTCCCTCATTAACACCTCTCTCATTCCCGGCCTGGAAGAGAATGCCCGAATAGTGCTCCCGGTTGGTCGAGTCGGAGGAGAGTTGCCTGCTGGCATCACAGATGTTGATAATGTCTTTGTCTTCAGCCTGATGTCCCAGCTTGATCAGGGCGGGACAGATCCGGCCGTGCTTGCCTCGTTAAAATTGAGCGCCTTTCTTCGGGATCTGGTGACGTCAGACGGTCGAACCTATCAGTATGACCCCCCACATGAGGATGAGACCTATGATGAGGATTTTGACGATGGGCCGATCTGTGTTTTGATCATTGATCAGTTTGAGGAAATTCTTCTTGCTCACCCGGATCGTTGGCAGGATAAGGCAGATTTCTTTGTGCAACTCAATCAGGTCATGCGGGATGATCCCAAGTTGTCCGTGGTACTTTCTCTGCGTGAAGATTACGTTGCGGCCCTGGAACCTTATGAACCCCTTTTGGCCGACCGGATGCGGGCTCGTTTTTATATGGAGCGCATGTGTCGACGTGCAGCCAGGGCAGCTGTAAAGCAACCAGCAGCAAAGGCAGGCAGGCCCTTTGCCCCTGGAGCAGCAGAAACCCTGGTTGATAATCTCAGCCTGATTCGCTCAGCCCGGAGCTCGGAGCCCCGTCCTGGTCAGTACATAGAGCCGGTCCAGTTGCAGGTGGTCTGTTTCCAGCTGTGGCGTAACCTGCCGCCGGGAGAAGATATTACCCTGGAGCAAGTTGGTCAGATTGGTAATGTAGATCATGCCTTAGCAGATTTCTATGAGCGGGCCGTGTTTGAAACCTTATCCAAGGCCGGAGGTTCTGAGCTGGCCTTGCGTCAGTGGGTTGACAGGAAGCTGATCACTTCGGGAGGCACGAGAGGAACCGTTTTTCAGGGCGAAAAAATGACCGATGGTATGGAGAATAGGGTCGTCCGCCTGCTGGAAGACCGTTTCCTTCTTCGCGCTGAGAGCCGTTCCGGGGCAGTTTGGTATGAGTTGGTTCATGATCGTTTTGTAGAACCCATTTTACAGGCGAACCGGCAATGGTTGGATCGCCAAGGTCCTTTATTGCGAGATGCCCTGGCCTGGTTGGATTCTAATAAGAGAAACCGAAGTCTCCTCTACACTGGGGAGAAACTGGCAATGACCCTGGCAGACTTTGAGGATCTGCCAGTGCATGAGCCCGTGGTCATGGAGTTTCTTGAAGGATGCAAAGGACGACAGGCCTGGTTGGATGAGAAGGAGTCTGCGAATAAAAAATATCGTAAGTGGTTTAAGGCTGCCGTGTTGGTGACTGAGGTTGCGATGTTGGTGGGTATATGGGCTGGCGTGGCGACCTGGAGAGCAAAGAATGCAGAGCAGAGTGCCCTGGATGCGCATAAGAAAGCTAAGGACACCTTGGCCCGATTGCAAAAAACCGAGTCACTGAACATAGGTATGACCCTCAATGCCAAGGGAGAGTCTGAAGAGAGTAAACGGCATAATTTGAACGCCCATCTCTATTCGCTTCATGCTATAGAGAGGCTTTCCCGGGACAATAAAGAGAGTAAGGCATACAAAGAAGCTGTTGGCAGAGCCCAGGC contains:
- a CDS encoding formylglycine-generating enzyme family protein, with product MGSIGSQERLQIRRDDLQAHWDLQRQKLSALEREKILETRVEEEMRLEGKIKRIKDQLQSLEEELVLVERELQSAQSALTPDQAQADAGLDISPSPAMPSPAMPSPGMPGQTHIVNQGSIGVNIGQSSAPVHIHMPSVPGMEKASQPILPYEPEMIEIPEGPFLMGSQPEEGYPEHERPQHSVHLPAFFISTTPITNAQYEHFVRQSGHDAPKGWLLRKPPSEKHDHPVTQVNWHDAAAYCAWLYGQSGRAYRLPTEAEWEKAARFSDARLYPWGNEWQVHCCNYGAEDTSPVDAFPQGASAYGCLDMLGNVREWTSTIWGSSPTQADFFYPFQQDGRDATSFPGAGSVFRIHRGGSFRDTPIHLRCSARGFSPESSKVAWCGFRVVMVKE
- a CDS encoding SIR2 family protein encodes the protein MPRIKLDAQQTVRSSDWRQVVLDQLRSGKALPIVSNNFHDDLLLCGHKQLVRDYANHYKIPENSGYDLPAAVQYNTVMREVAGAADIIRREYLDFVKSRLMDRAEEENTDGSLTDLLEDQESQFDEHDFSTLSANLGYPRFDVPEKDPLLILAGFDLPIYLTTSYHSFLEQALRKAGKQPHTMICSWHSRIPGDNDPLATDYRPSVQEPLVCHLHGLDTCPESLVLSEDDHLSFLVNVSRDRHLIPNRLRQALNDSSLLLLGYDLIAWDFRTLFYSLIKKRSYRLQSVCVLQLHPSAEEQAYLNRYMDEVDFKVFWGDTTAYLQQLFAGLRG
- a CDS encoding YqgE/AlgH family protein translates to MEDLSGHFLISTPQMPDPRFQEQVILLCAHNKEGAMGVVINKPNEEISMMEVLLSTNIPLPEGTLPPVYNGGPVEMEAGFILYSSDHEMGNSLKITPDIYLSRESKLLEKISIGKGPKDYMFLLGYAGWGPGQLEDELMDNSWLTVPGDLEVLFNTPDDRKWKQAARRYGINISIFSDIVGNA